In Alteromonas sp. V450, the following proteins share a genomic window:
- a CDS encoding sodium-dependent transporter has protein sequence MSGAREQFGSRIGFILAAAGSAVGIGNLVGFPVGAAKNGGGAFLLMYAIFVFAICLPVMLAEMTVGRHAKKDPLGAYSAISNDERKWKFAGWLAVATPFMIAVFYMVITVWIFGYLFEAVSGNLDLLANEETFGLFINSEAIFAYMAVVVGVVYLILQGGVKEGIEKAAKLLMPALFVMLIGLVVFVLTRDNAMAGVKFYIVPDFSKLTADVVSGALSQAFFSLSLGMGILITYGSYIDKRADVPNSAKLVALTDTAVAFTAGLMILPAIFSFNPDINPDELSESSVGMIFTYLPNIFLALQDSIGYVGASTVASLFFLLVFFAAITSLVSIFEVPVAALMDEKGVSRKWALGSLGSIMIVLAILSALSFGKVEFLSSLVHYAGVDKSLFDVIYDVFYDTILPLNGLLICLFVIYRWKSANFNAALEEGSDGYKGSWFEKYVDVSLKSFIPLILFAIFVNTVALKYFGVSLIG, from the coding sequence ATGAGCGGGGCCAGAGAACAGTTCGGATCGCGCATTGGTTTTATACTAGCAGCAGCAGGTTCTGCCGTTGGTATCGGTAATTTAGTTGGCTTTCCAGTGGGAGCAGCGAAAAATGGGGGCGGCGCATTTTTGCTTATGTACGCCATCTTTGTGTTTGCTATTTGCTTACCCGTTATGTTGGCTGAAATGACCGTAGGCCGGCACGCTAAAAAAGATCCACTTGGCGCATACAGTGCAATCAGTAATGATGAACGGAAATGGAAATTTGCAGGGTGGCTAGCTGTTGCAACCCCTTTCATGATTGCCGTTTTTTATATGGTGATCACGGTTTGGATTTTTGGCTACCTGTTTGAAGCAGTGAGCGGTAATCTCGACTTGCTTGCTAACGAAGAAACTTTTGGGTTATTTATCAATTCCGAAGCCATATTTGCATACATGGCAGTAGTGGTAGGCGTTGTTTACCTTATTTTACAGGGCGGCGTTAAAGAGGGGATCGAAAAGGCGGCCAAACTTTTGATGCCTGCTTTGTTTGTGATGCTAATTGGGCTTGTCGTGTTTGTACTTACCCGCGACAATGCGATGGCGGGCGTTAAGTTTTACATTGTGCCTGACTTTTCAAAACTGACGGCGGATGTTGTCAGTGGAGCACTCTCGCAAGCTTTTTTCTCTTTATCGTTGGGTATGGGGATCCTTATAACCTACGGTAGTTACATAGATAAACGCGCCGATGTTCCAAATTCAGCCAAGCTGGTTGCACTAACCGATACTGCTGTTGCGTTCACCGCGGGCCTAATGATTTTACCCGCCATTTTTTCCTTCAATCCTGATATCAATCCTGACGAGCTAAGCGAGTCATCTGTAGGTATGATATTTACTTATTTACCGAACATTTTTCTGGCGCTTCAGGATTCTATTGGTTACGTCGGCGCCTCGACTGTGGCCAGTTTGTTCTTCTTACTCGTGTTCTTTGCGGCGATAACGTCATTAGTGTCTATTTTCGAGGTACCTGTTGCCGCGTTAATGGACGAAAAAGGTGTAAGCCGCAAATGGGCATTGGGCTCATTGGGTAGCATAATGATTGTGCTCGCGATATTGAGCGCTCTCTCGTTTGGGAAGGTAGAGTTTCTTTCCTCGCTTGTGCATTACGCAGGTGTTGATAAATCGTTGTTCGACGTTATTTACGACGTATTTTATGACACCATTTTGCCACTTAATGGCCTTTTGATCTGTTTATTTGTTATCTACCGATGGAAAAGCGCGAACTTTAATGCCGCTTTAGAAGAGGGAAGCGATGGATATAAAGGCAGTTGGTTTGAAAAATACGTAGATGTGTCTTTAAAATCTTTTATTCCACTTATTTTGTTCGCAATATTCGTAAATACGGTTGCTCTGAAATATTTTGGTGTAAGTCTTATTGGATAA
- the fldB gene encoding flavodoxin FldB, whose amino-acid sequence MSEGTLSIGLFYGSTTCYTEMAAEKIQAQLNQLFEADIVQLHNIKDVSLSRTADYDIIIFGISTWDFGELQEDWESHWEDVHGLDLNGKTIALFGLGDQLGYGEWFQDALGMLHDAILPSGCKLVGYWPNNGYEFTASKALTEDKSFFVGLSLDDENQYDKTDERIALWCESILSDML is encoded by the coding sequence ATGAGCGAAGGTACACTGTCTATTGGATTGTTTTACGGCTCAACAACCTGTTACACCGAAATGGCAGCAGAAAAAATTCAAGCTCAGCTAAACCAGCTTTTTGAGGCTGACATAGTACAACTTCACAATATAAAAGACGTTAGTCTCTCACGCACTGCGGATTACGACATAATTATCTTCGGCATTTCAACCTGGGATTTTGGCGAATTACAGGAAGATTGGGAATCGCACTGGGAAGACGTGCACGGCTTAGACCTGAACGGAAAAACCATTGCTTTGTTTGGTTTAGGCGATCAATTAGGCTACGGTGAATGGTTTCAAGATGCGCTTGGTATGCTACACGACGCCATTCTGCCATCAGGATGTAAGCTTGTAGGTTACTGGCCTAACAACGGCTATGAATTTACGGCATCTAAAGCACTTACTGAAGATAAGTCATTTTTCGTCGGTTTATCATTAGATGATGAAAATCAATACGATAAAACAGACGAACGCATTGCATTGTGGTGCGAGTCTATCCTTTCCGACATGCTCTAA
- a CDS encoding biopolymer transporter ExbD gives MKRKKHTSADDEAQIDMTPMLDIVFIMLIFFIVTTSFVKEKGLDVNRPEDNQAKNDKPSKALSIRIDADGTIMMGGREVDIRRVVANAQTYLAENNTDTAAIQAHEDSEHGTVVEVMNQVKIAGIDKVSVLVKKS, from the coding sequence ATGAAAAGAAAGAAGCATACCTCGGCTGATGACGAGGCTCAGATTGATATGACCCCCATGTTGGACATCGTGTTCATCATGTTGATTTTCTTCATCGTAACGACCTCGTTTGTAAAAGAGAAAGGTTTAGACGTTAATCGTCCAGAAGATAATCAAGCTAAAAACGACAAACCTTCTAAAGCATTGTCTATTCGTATAGACGCAGATGGAACCATTATGATGGGTGGTCGTGAAGTTGACATTCGCCGTGTTGTAGCTAACGCGCAGACATACTTAGCAGAAAACAATACAGATACAGCAGCAATCCAAGCACACGAAGATAGTGAGCACGGAACTGTAGTTGAAGTTATGAACCAGGTTAAAATTGCCGGAATCGATAAGGTTTCTGTACTGGTTAAGAAAAGCTAG
- a CDS encoding CLCA_X family protein — protein sequence MSDQGRLHQHFYRNGPSHRDGADVSFQDIRKLFNFATITIGRWVTPQEQQIAANLFFDALYDLVEILNINEQVLSLNGSLSLAFGSGGQKHSSAHYNSAKRQLALAKNAGAGALAHEWFHAFDHYIAPRMFDGVSPGSFATQAWLDNAPMHAHPLNQKLSDCFALLFLNDQKRPNDYFVRSVEADRALKMYYYAMPQEMAARAFEACIQDHEIKNAFLVQGTKKSTEARLGIYPRGNLRASLNRALMLYFYQLGVAISHKQS from the coding sequence ATGAGCGATCAAGGTAGGTTACATCAGCATTTTTATCGAAATGGCCCAAGTCATAGAGATGGCGCCGATGTATCTTTTCAAGATATTCGAAAACTTTTTAATTTTGCCACGATCACGATCGGACGGTGGGTCACACCACAAGAACAACAGATCGCAGCAAACCTTTTTTTTGATGCGCTTTATGATCTCGTCGAAATTTTAAATATAAATGAACAGGTACTCTCTCTAAACGGCTCTCTTTCATTGGCCTTTGGCAGCGGGGGCCAAAAACACAGCAGCGCGCATTACAACAGCGCGAAAAGACAGTTAGCTCTAGCCAAAAATGCAGGTGCAGGCGCCCTCGCGCACGAGTGGTTTCACGCATTTGATCACTACATTGCCCCGCGTATGTTTGACGGCGTAAGCCCAGGCAGTTTCGCTACACAAGCTTGGCTTGACAATGCACCGATGCATGCGCACCCATTGAATCAAAAGTTGAGTGATTGTTTTGCCCTTTTATTCCTCAACGATCAAAAAAGGCCAAATGACTACTTTGTGCGATCCGTTGAAGCTGATCGCGCGCTCAAAATGTATTATTATGCTATGCCTCAGGAGATGGCTGCCCGCGCCTTTGAAGCCTGTATTCAAGATCACGAGATAAAAAATGCGTTCTTGGTACAAGGTACAAAAAAGTCGACGGAAGCTAGACTTGGCATTTATCCTCGTGGTAACTTGCGTGCATCACTCAATAGAGCACTGATGTTGTATTTTTACCAATTAGGTGTCGCTATTTCACACAAGCAGTCCTAG
- a CDS encoding NAD(P)H-binding protein translates to MKSAMVLGATGLVGRTLVNILLQDRRYDEVTCLVRKPLSSSLFNDPHNRLKPVVIDFENLQDYQGYFSVNHVYCCLGTTLKKAGSKQAFRRVDFEYVHVAAQLTRAQRADSFVWISSVGADAKSSNFYLRVKGELENAIMRMPQLPHASAVRPSLLLGERNESRTLEDIAQKTAPIWQSIMKGPLKKYRPVHAVDVARNMMSLQKW, encoded by the coding sequence ATGAAATCCGCAATGGTGCTAGGAGCGACAGGTTTAGTGGGACGAACGCTTGTAAATATACTGTTACAAGACAGAAGGTACGACGAGGTAACTTGCCTGGTCAGAAAACCACTTTCTTCCAGCTTGTTTAACGACCCGCACAATCGATTAAAACCAGTCGTTATCGACTTCGAAAATCTGCAGGACTACCAAGGTTACTTCAGCGTAAACCATGTGTACTGTTGCCTAGGGACCACGCTGAAAAAAGCCGGCTCTAAACAAGCATTTCGTCGCGTTGACTTCGAGTACGTTCATGTAGCGGCGCAGTTAACTCGTGCTCAGCGCGCAGACAGCTTTGTATGGATATCTTCGGTTGGTGCTGATGCTAAAAGCAGCAACTTTTATTTGCGGGTAAAAGGCGAGCTAGAAAACGCAATTATGCGGATGCCTCAGTTACCTCATGCTTCTGCAGTACGTCCTTCGTTATTACTCGGTGAACGCAATGAATCTCGAACACTTGAAGATATAGCGCAGAAAACGGCACCCATTTGGCAAAGCATAATGAAAGGGCCGTTAAAAAAATATCGTCCCGTGCACGCCGTCGATGTCGCAAGAAATATGATGTCATTGCAGAAATGGTAG
- a CDS encoding tRNA1(Val) (adenine(37)-N6)-methyltransferase, giving the protein MKVNTDSLILGSYAGADAKNAMRILDIGTGTGILALMMAQQSSLDTRVDAVELDITAAKQASENFIKSAWRERLHVLPLDITAYAPDTCYDLIIANPPYFDTPDKTTNAYKLQNASRFIARQTGALSPSVLSAFARKYLNKNGVFWCVYPFQVRQNILDCARLSELEATVIVEVKHNLTSDPYLNVFRFQRLNNDGAVTRAESCQLSRLIIKNSDGTYTDDYRALCSEYYLNF; this is encoded by the coding sequence ATGAAAGTGAATACAGACAGCTTGATTCTAGGAAGTTATGCAGGCGCAGACGCAAAAAATGCCATGCGTATTCTCGATATCGGCACCGGGACGGGTATTTTGGCTCTAATGATGGCCCAGCAATCATCATTAGATACGAGGGTGGACGCGGTTGAACTTGATATAACCGCTGCAAAACAGGCCTCAGAAAATTTTATTAAATCGGCGTGGCGAGAGCGCCTACACGTTTTACCGCTTGATATTACAGCATATGCCCCTGACACCTGTTATGACCTAATCATTGCCAACCCGCCTTACTTCGACACGCCAGATAAAACTACAAACGCGTATAAGCTACAAAATGCTTCGAGATTTATCGCAAGACAAACAGGTGCACTTTCGCCCAGCGTGCTGAGCGCGTTTGCGCGAAAGTATTTGAATAAAAACGGCGTATTTTGGTGCGTCTACCCTTTTCAAGTGCGTCAAAATATTCTCGACTGTGCACGTTTATCAGAGCTTGAGGCAACGGTGATTGTCGAGGTTAAACATAACCTGACAAGTGATCCTTATTTAAACGTGTTTCGTTTTCAGCGACTGAACAATGATGGCGCTGTAACACGGGCAGAATCATGTCAGTTATCTCGTCTCATTATAAAAAATAGCGATGGTACTTATACTGATGACTACAGGGCACTCTGTAGCGAGTATTATCTTAATTTCTAG
- a CDS encoding YgjV family protein encodes MIIIAEAFGAVAVVLNFIGYRQLNIDRYLLISAFALAALSAHFFLLDAMAAGVGTLLASCRNVIALKYRSKAVLFFFIAVNLAFLSYEWFVLNHDWIIFIAYMSSLIFTIGSLVIRDVHTIRKVFVIAEGLGLIYAVSVGSIFGTVFNLSNLLSIIIKLRSSKSA; translated from the coding sequence ATGATTATAATCGCTGAGGCGTTTGGAGCAGTTGCTGTAGTCTTAAACTTTATTGGTTATCGTCAGCTCAATATTGACCGTTATCTACTGATATCTGCTTTTGCACTAGCAGCGTTAAGCGCACATTTCTTTTTACTTGATGCAATGGCGGCGGGCGTAGGTACGTTACTGGCAAGCTGCCGTAACGTAATTGCGTTGAAATACAGAAGCAAGGCAGTGCTATTTTTCTTTATTGCCGTTAACTTGGCTTTTTTATCCTACGAATGGTTTGTGTTAAATCATGATTGGATCATCTTTATTGCCTACATGTCATCACTTATCTTTACCATCGGTTCATTGGTAATTAGAGATGTTCACACCATCCGAAAAGTATTCGTTATAGCCGAGGGGTTAGGCTTAATTTATGCTGTTTCTGTAGGCAGTATTTTTGGTACCGTTTTTAATCTGAGTAATCTGCTGAGCATCATTATTAAACTTCGTTCGTCTAAATCAGCCTGA
- a CDS encoding SDR family NAD(P)-dependent oxidoreductase yields the protein MTSKTLIVGASGGIASALATLCEKRGDEVICVSRREQDEDARTDTVHYYTVNPQDDNAIDVFIKQLQEKGVVINTAIITTGFLHNEALNIHPEKRLEDLSSEAMAEYFAVNTITPALWLKHLVRVMDKHDATVACLSARVGSISDNKLGGWYGYRASKAALNMTVKTASVEYKRRLKDAMLVSYHPGTVDTGLSKPFQKNVAAKKLFTPEYTASQLLKQLSLLDRDQLCHFIDYKGDVVTW from the coding sequence ATGACAAGTAAAACACTTATCGTAGGTGCATCAGGGGGCATTGCATCAGCTCTAGCAACACTGTGTGAAAAAAGAGGCGATGAAGTGATTTGCGTTAGCAGGCGCGAGCAAGATGAAGATGCGCGTACCGACACTGTTCACTATTACACTGTCAATCCGCAAGATGACAATGCTATCGACGTTTTCATCAAGCAACTGCAAGAAAAGGGTGTGGTGATTAACACTGCCATTATTACCACTGGCTTTTTGCATAACGAGGCGTTAAACATCCATCCAGAAAAACGGCTGGAGGATTTAAGCAGCGAGGCTATGGCTGAATACTTCGCCGTAAATACAATTACGCCAGCGCTGTGGCTAAAGCATTTAGTTAGAGTAATGGATAAACACGATGCAACAGTCGCTTGTTTAAGTGCTCGAGTAGGAAGCATTTCCGATAACAAACTGGGCGGGTGGTACGGGTACCGAGCCTCTAAAGCCGCGCTCAATATGACTGTTAAAACAGCATCAGTAGAATACAAGCGGCGGTTGAAAGACGCAATGCTGGTGAGTTATCACCCTGGTACAGTAGATACAGGGCTATCAAAGCCTTTTCAGAAAAATGTTGCTGCTAAAAAACTCTTTACCCCTGAATACACCGCTAGCCAATTGCTTAAGCAGCTATCCTTGCTTGATCGCGACCAACTTTGCCACTTTATCGACTATAAAGGCGATGTGGTAACTTGGTAA
- a CDS encoding thiol-disulfide oxidoreductase DCC family protein — MIIFYDSYCPLCLAEMKHLRKRDKHNKLTLVDIQAPDFSERYPSLNWDDLNARIHGLKEDGTLITGLDVTHQAWKAVGVGWLYAPLRWPVIRFFADALYNVFAKHRYTISFLLTGKKRECARCVPGEKHDK, encoded by the coding sequence GTGATCATTTTTTACGACAGTTACTGTCCTTTGTGTTTAGCAGAAATGAAGCATTTAAGAAAACGAGATAAGCATAACAAATTGACGCTAGTAGATATTCAGGCCCCTGACTTTAGCGAACGGTATCCGTCGCTTAATTGGGACGACTTGAACGCAAGGATCCACGGGTTAAAAGAGGATGGAACATTAATTACGGGCCTGGATGTCACTCATCAAGCATGGAAAGCGGTGGGAGTGGGCTGGCTTTATGCCCCTTTACGCTGGCCTGTAATACGGTTTTTTGCAGATGCGCTATATAACGTTTTTGCGAAACATCGTTATACCATTTCGTTTTTACTGACGGGTAAGAAACGTGAATGCGCGCGCTGTGTACCAGGAGAGAAACATGACAAGTAA
- the msrA gene encoding peptide-methionine (S)-S-oxide reductase MsrA, producing MANLQVATLAGGCFWCIESAFNSVEGIVKAISGYAGGEKPEPTYEEVCSGNTGHAEVVQVTFDANIISYREVLEIFFALHNPTQLNRQGNDVGTQYRSAIFYHDDTQKAEAEKIIAEITEDAIWPDPVVTEIVEVNNYYQAEDYHQDYFKNNPQNQYCSMVVAPKLAKFKKTFASRLRSDT from the coding sequence ATGGCAAATTTACAAGTCGCTACCCTTGCCGGTGGTTGTTTTTGGTGTATTGAATCAGCCTTCAATAGTGTGGAAGGTATCGTTAAAGCCATTTCCGGATATGCCGGTGGTGAAAAGCCAGAGCCAACATATGAGGAAGTATGTTCAGGTAACACGGGGCACGCTGAGGTGGTACAAGTTACCTTTGATGCCAACATTATTTCTTATCGAGAAGTGCTTGAAATCTTCTTTGCACTGCACAACCCAACGCAACTCAACCGCCAGGGGAATGACGTAGGAACACAATATCGCAGTGCTATTTTCTATCATGACGATACACAAAAAGCAGAGGCGGAGAAAATTATCGCTGAAATTACAGAAGATGCTATTTGGCCAGACCCAGTCGTTACAGAAATAGTAGAAGTTAACAACTACTATCAAGCTGAAGATTATCATCAGGATTATTTTAAAAATAATCCTCAGAATCAGTATTGCTCTATGGTTGTGGCACCCAAGTTGGCGAAATTTAAGAAAACATTTGCGTCACGACTTCGCAGTGACACATAA
- a CDS encoding alkaline phosphatase family protein yields the protein MIALEQAGKPLTGEANNDTVQVGSHAFIHLLSFSAFEEFRQQKRVQYTLTFTESSAQQEWVNEQPTLRYDRQDTFSFHVNNTPSTILHGSCRKPHFDGKDALTQVDTLHQKAFDGKSEFPDLLLMTGDQIYADDVAGPMLKAIHATIDLLGLFHESLDGAVVSSTQQLATHQHGFYEREQLLPQIETNTVLSSIFFGAKKKPVFTSVNAQNHLIGFAEIIAMYLLVWSDALWPFIKIDKSYVGEKYSALFDKERDTISAFVADLPKVRRAMAHIPTYMIFDDHDVTDDWNLTRGWEQEVYGNPLSKRMIGNALLGYLLCQGWGNAPSNVTPLIEKLQKNISEKGLNEHDELIDTLLDFDQWHYRLDTSPPIEVLDTRTQRWRSESNMNKPSGLMDWEALCDFQHSIIGKEAVIVVSAAPIYGVKVIEAIQKVFTFFGKALTVDAENWMAHKGTANVMLNIFRHYKTPPEFIILSGDVHYSFVYDVRLRFRRNSPHITQFTCSGLKNAFPDGLIKWLDRFNRVLYRTTSPLNLFTRRRNMSIKARQPSDGYGELFNGCALGVLKISHNSTEVECKALLSNGKQVEFPPATHD from the coding sequence ATCATCGCGTTAGAGCAAGCCGGTAAACCATTAACTGGCGAGGCGAATAATGATACGGTACAGGTAGGCTCGCACGCGTTCATTCATCTGTTGTCTTTTTCTGCCTTTGAAGAATTTAGACAACAAAAACGCGTGCAATACACGCTAACGTTTACAGAAAGCAGCGCTCAACAGGAATGGGTGAATGAGCAACCAACCTTGCGCTATGACAGACAAGATACATTTAGTTTTCACGTCAACAATACACCTTCTACAATTTTGCACGGGTCATGCCGGAAACCGCATTTTGACGGCAAAGACGCATTAACTCAGGTCGACACACTTCATCAGAAAGCCTTCGATGGAAAAAGTGAATTCCCCGATTTACTGCTGATGACTGGGGATCAGATTTACGCCGACGATGTAGCAGGCCCGATGCTCAAAGCAATACACGCTACCATAGACTTACTTGGACTCTTTCACGAGTCTCTTGATGGCGCTGTGGTCTCATCTACGCAACAGCTTGCTACCCACCAGCATGGCTTTTATGAGCGGGAGCAGTTGTTACCACAGATAGAAACGAATACTGTTCTATCGTCCATTTTCTTTGGCGCAAAGAAAAAGCCCGTATTCACCTCGGTGAATGCTCAAAATCACTTAATTGGTTTTGCTGAGATTATCGCCATGTATTTGTTGGTCTGGTCCGATGCGCTTTGGCCATTCATCAAGATAGATAAATCATATGTAGGTGAAAAATACAGCGCGCTTTTTGACAAAGAGCGGGATACTATTTCTGCGTTTGTTGCAGACTTACCAAAAGTTCGCCGTGCCATGGCACATATTCCAACCTACATGATTTTTGACGATCACGATGTGACTGATGACTGGAACCTAACGCGAGGCTGGGAACAAGAAGTCTATGGAAACCCCCTGTCTAAACGTATGATAGGCAACGCACTTTTGGGGTACTTGCTGTGTCAGGGATGGGGAAATGCACCAAGCAATGTCACACCTTTAATCGAAAAGCTTCAAAAAAACATATCAGAAAAAGGGCTTAATGAGCACGATGAACTTATAGATACCCTGTTGGATTTTGACCAATGGCACTATCGTTTAGATACATCACCACCGATAGAGGTATTAGATACTCGAACACAACGCTGGCGCTCAGAGTCAAATATGAATAAACCTTCAGGCCTTATGGACTGGGAGGCACTATGCGATTTTCAACACTCTATCATTGGGAAAGAGGCTGTCATTGTTGTTTCCGCCGCGCCAATTTATGGTGTTAAAGTCATAGAAGCAATACAGAAAGTATTCACATTTTTCGGTAAAGCACTCACCGTAGATGCAGAAAACTGGATGGCGCATAAAGGCACGGCAAATGTAATGCTTAATATTTTTCGACATTATAAGACGCCACCGGAATTCATCATTCTTTCTGGAGACGTGCACTATTCGTTTGTATACGACGTTAGATTGCGTTTTAGGCGCAATAGCCCGCATATCACGCAATTTACATGTAGCGGTCTTAAGAATGCATTCCCAGACGGTTTAATTAAATGGCTTGATAGATTTAATCGTGTTTTGTATCGAACTACTTCGCCACTTAACTTGTTTACACGACGCAGAAATATGTCGATTAAGGCGCGTCAACCAAGCGACGGATACGGCGAATTATTCAATGGATGCGCACTGGGTGTATTAAAAATTTCACATAATAGTACAGAAGTAGAATGCAAAGCTTTGTTGAGTAACGGTAAACAGGTAGAATTCCCACCCGCAACGCATGATTGA
- a CDS encoding IS3 family transposase (programmed frameshift), whose translation MKSNSRRTQRDYSLAFKLAVVDQVEKGEFTYRQAQDHYGIQGCSTVLVWLRKHGRLDWTDGTPKFLTRGHVVDKPKAELTPEQRIKALEKELADTKMKADFFEAVVNVLESDYGVSVVKKRKRKFIQEKVIGGVSVAKACRYLKISRQAYYQYCARSLKREALEGQVIQFVRQERMMQPRIGTRKLQYLLALEKMDIGRDHLFNLLREKRLLVPTKRAYHKTTNSHHRFRRHPNLIKAGFKAEKPNQLWVADITYLPTRSGESYVSLITDAYSRKIVGYQVDDNMRTQSVKQAFTRALKQKSTKEKLVHHSDRGIQYCSEEYQKLHRKHDVQCSMTDGYDCYQNALAERINGILKNEYLLHKPRDLEEARKMVAESIAIYNGRRPHQALKYKTPDEIHRAF comes from the exons ATGAAATCAAATAGCAGAAGAACTCAACGTGATTATTCCCTCGCTTTTAAATTGGCTGTTGTAGACCAAGTTGAAAAAGGCGAGTTCACCTACAGGCAGGCTCAAGATCACTACGGAATACAAGGTTGCTCAACTGTTTTAGTTTGGCTTCGTAAGCACGGTCGTTTAGATTGGACGGATGGAACACCGAAGTTTCTAACGCGAGGCCACGTCGTGGATAAACCCAAAGCAGAACTCACCCCCGAACAGCGAATTAAAGCGCTAGAGAAAGAGCTTGCTGATACAAAAATGAAAGCTGATTTCTTTGAAGCCGTTGTAAATGTCCTTGAAAGTGACTATGGAGTAAGCGTTGTAAAAAAGCGCAAAAGAAAGT TCATCCAAGAAAAAGTGATAGGCGGAGTGTCCGTTGCCAAAGCCTGTCGTTACCTGAAGATTTCTCGTCAGGCTTACTACCAATACTGCGCTCGCTCACTCAAGCGCGAAGCGCTTGAAGGTCAAGTCATTCAGTTCGTCCGTCAGGAGCGAATGATGCAACCTCGCATCGGCACTCGGAAACTACAGTATCTGCTTGCGCTCGAAAAAATGGATATCGGGAGAGACCATCTCTTTAATTTACTGAGAGAAAAGCGGCTATTGGTGCCGACAAAGCGCGCGTATCACAAAACAACCAACAGCCATCATCGGTTCCGTCGTCACCCTAATCTCATTAAAGCGGGTTTCAAAGCAGAGAAGCCCAATCAGCTTTGGGTAGCGGATATCACGTACTTACCGACGCGAAGTGGAGAGAGTTATGTAAGTCTCATTACAGATGCTTATTCGCGGAAGATTGTGGGCTATCAGGTTGACGATAACATGCGAACGCAGTCAGTAAAGCAAGCATTTACTCGAGCGCTTAAACAAAAAAGTACAAAAGAAAAGCTCGTGCATCACTCAGACAGAGGTATACAGTATTGTTCAGAAGAGTATCAAAAACTCCATAGAAAACATGATGTACAGTGCTCGATGACAGATGGCTACGACTGCTATCAAAACGCCCTTGCAGAGCGAATAAACGGTATTCTTAAAAATGAATACTTACTCCATAAGCCACGAGATTTAGAAGAAGCGAGAAAGATGGTTGCAGAGTCAATAGCAATCTATAATGGTAGGCGGCCACATCAGGCCCTTAAATACAAAACGCCCGATGAAATACATCGGGCGTTTTAA